From the Hordeum vulgare subsp. vulgare chromosome 1H, MorexV3_pseudomolecules_assembly, whole genome shotgun sequence genome, the window cacttgtgcaagcttgacctctttcttcttctcggtgATAAGAAGCTTCGTCTCCAATGTCTTCGTTGTCAATTCCTCTCTTGCCTTCATCATTTGCTCCATCTTCTCCCTTAGGCTTGACGCCTCTCCTTCCATCTTCACCCTTACCTTGCCCTTCTTGGTTCCCTCAGGCTTGCCCAAGTTCCTCTCCCCCTCGGGCAATTGTCTCCTATCAACTACACATAATCACATAAGAACACAACAATAGCCACACATAATCACATAATCAAAATAGTGAAGAGATATGTACTCACATAGTCACTCTCCACGGTTCCACTAGGTGGTGCATCCCTCACTTGGTCCATGGCCGCACTCCAACGAGCACAAGCGGGCTTCATCAACTCCCACCGGCCTTGAAGCGACCGGTAAGTGCGAGAGATGAACCCACTATTCTTCGGCTTGATCCTACAATAGTTGTCCTCGATCCTTtgccaatatcgtttaccggtttGGTCGGTGTCGGTGGTTGCATCCATCCCCACAGCTGCCCAAGCACGAACCAAGAGGATATCTTCCACCTCGGTGTAGTTTGTCGACCGCGCGTGTGGGCGGGAAACGGCGGTGAATGCCTCCTCCCCTAtgtcggccacctcctcctcgtcatccccttcatcctcctcatcttcctccaagtcatcaccaaccctaaagggttctagaggcggagccccgaggtccaCCTCCGCGTCTTGGAGGAGGTTCATGAacgaggatggggttgccatttcctcgaacaccTCGTGCGCGACGGGAGGAGGTTCGGCGGGCGTGGCAGCGGGCTTCTTCCGCGTCGCGAGCTTCTTCCGCGGCTTGGCCACGGCGGAGGACTCGCCAGCGACCTTGGAGGCAGCCCCTCGCGGCCCACGGGAGGCCGCCTTCGGCCGGCTCTTCTTGAGGGCCGGAGCGGCGTCGGGGGCGAAAGCCCGGGCGGTGGCAGGGGCGGGAGCGGCGGCCGGGGCTGGCGCGGAAGGAGGCGGTGGCAGGCCTGCCTGCCGCCGCTTGGCCCCGACGGtggcgggggcggccggggctggCGCTGGGGCGGCTGTGGCGGGGACGGGGCCGGCAGGGGCGGGGCCGAGGGCGGCGGGCGCGGGCGCGGCGGCGGGCGCAGGGGCGGGCGAGGGCCGCCGCTTGGCCGGGGCGGGCGCGGCCGGGGCCGGGGCGGGCGCATCGGCGGCCGTGGCGGGgatgggggcggccggggcgggcgcggcggccggcgggggcgcggcggcggcggggggctccATGGTGGCGACCTGGGCGCGAGGACGGCGACGGTTGGAGACGGATCCCGATCCCACGCTGGAGATGAAAATGAGTGCGGGTTGGGAGGAGTttctcctcccaaccctcacttctacaggctcaaAACTAGTTTAAGGGTTGGACCTCTAAAaatatttacgggtttaagggtttaagggttctagtctacgccgtttttcggacgaaaactgtaaaaaaacggttatttttaagggtttgggagtttgagggctctactagacttgctcttagGCGCGGGAGCCGCCATCTCATGCCCTTGCCTCCCGCCTGACCATGCTCTCCTTGCACGGCGAGCTCACCAGATTCATACAACAGCGATGCGGCCTAATTCACTACTCCAACCAATGAATTAGCTGAGGTTGACACATCACAATTTTCTAATCTCTTTCAGTTATCATCTTGGTGTCGGTGTCGCATTTTGCTTGTTTTGTTGTGTGATGTAAGATGCTATGAAAAGCTTATATCTTCTGTATGTCCTATAAATCATCATAATGCAAATTATCATATACGAGTTCCTATTTGTTTCTTATGTCAAAAATTTACCTAAATGATAATATTCACACGTGTAACATGAGATAACGTAGTCCATACGTCTTTATAATCACTCATCTTGCCACATCAAACATATGACATCAGTTAAATCTTTTTGACTTTTTAGACTTAAAAGTATTTTATCTATTAAATAAAAAATCCAATTAAAAATTTGTTTTAACCATTATCCAACTCGACGAGATCTTTAAAATTAGATCCCTGATATGTTTCAATGACTTTTTTGGGGCTACAAGGTGTCACATGTTTACGCTGAAGTTGTCATAGGATTTACAATAAAGTTGTCACGCCATGTTTTATCTAgttttttcttctagatttaaagctatcattgtatttcaactacttttcatggtaatttttattaattgatcatgtcaaattttagtaattaaccacgataaatttaattcatggatcatgGAATTTTTTGATAATTAATCATGGCAAATTGAGTTTTTAGATCATGGCAACCTTAGTATTTTGATCATGACAATTCTAGTATTTTGATcatgaaaaatatatttttatgaaCCATGGTAAATTTTATTGCATGTATCATGGCAATTTTAAGTAAATcaccatgttaattttagtttatggttcatgGTAAATTTCAGCCAGTGAccatgcatttttaaaataactcatGACATATTTCTTTTCTACTTATGAACCATGttaaaattatttcatggatcatgGCAAATTTTAATAATTCATCATGACAAGTTTAGTTTGttaatttccttttctataacatatcaaggtttTTTTAAACGTAAAAGAAAAAGTAGTTAAAATATATCATGGCATGATAATTTGTGTGCAATAGACATGATAACTTTTAACgcaaaaaaatattaaaatatatcaatatgagatctagttttaaagatctcgtcgCGACGAATTTAATGGGTAAGATGGTTTTCCAATCGgattttttatttaagagataaaacattttttaaaaactaaaaaacaAAAGAATCTTGTTGACATCATTAGTTTCGTCACTTGTGTATGCATGAGATGACGTGGCGCAATCTATGATCATTGAGTGTGTGCTATTGTTGCTTCTACCACACGACGGTCGTTATGGCGACCCAAAATTTATATGTTCAACTtgtacaatatagctaattataatATTGCAATTCAGCTGTTACAAATAGAAAAAGGGCCGCAAGACACCACCAATATTAATTTGTTTTTTGCTTTGAGTTTGCAACGTACTAAAATTgttaacgacattgatgtgtaggtTTTCAACCTTATTTCGTttgatacttcctccgtttcaaaataagtgtttCAATCTTAGTATAACTTTATACTAaaactagtataaagttgagacacttattttaagacgggGAATAGTTTTTTACATTGTATTTTTTTATCAAGTTGGCTTGGCCCCCCTTATACCCAAATCCTGCTTCACCCCTGCATTGCCCCCGAGACTTTCAAGCCATGAGATCCAAGTAATATTGAGACTTGCGTCGGGTCGGGCCAGCATGGCCCGGGTCTCGGGGGTGCTCATAGACTTTATTGTAACTTGGCGGTGGCTGAAAGACCTTTTTAATGAAATGAAATTAGATTTCCCTtgccaaaacaaaaaaaaatgtagtgtgtgtatgtgcGTTCATAGAGGTGTACCGTGTATGTgcgtgtatgcaccgtatgtattATCTTTCAACAACGCGAATTTGACTCAGACATACATTATTCTCACGAGTGACCACAAGCAATTAATCAGCACCAATGAATTACTTCGGCCTCACTGCTCTTGCTTGCTTGGGCCCTTTCCCCTGGTCCACCCTCTAATCTTGCGGAGCAATCTTGGCCGTCCGATTCCTGCCCTGCTGCAGCCCGCCAACCCCATGCACGACTCCTCTCCCGCGCCGCCGCACGACGACGCGTTGGACGACGTCTTGCGGAGCTCCACCTCGTTGatcggcgccgccgccaccaccatcttCTCCCCCTTCTTGGGCTGCCCCTCCGCCGTCGGGCTGGtgccgttgtcgtcgtcgcctaTCACCACCGTGCCCTTGGCGgtgccgccctcgccgtcgccgacCAGGAGGTCGTGCTGCAGCCACGCCGTGATCCAGCCGAGGTAGATCAGCTCCTCCATGTCCGCCGCCCACCGGTCCCGGAGCACCTCCATCCCGTCCAGCAGGTCCTTGCTGCTCGACAGCTTCCGCATGCTCCTCTCCACGGCGACCTCCACGCTCTATGCCGTACGAAAATCTTTGATCAGACGGAAATAATGGAAGCAAATGTCGACGAAGCGAAGAAGAAAAATATATACGTACCTCACTGTCCGTTCCTTTCCCCTTCTGCAGCTGGGAaaccagctccttcatctccgccATGAGCTGCTCAAAGCCTTGGCACCTCGTCGCCATCTCTGCCTCCCGGGCATCCAGAGCCAGGATCCTCCCATCAATGGCGTCGAACTCCTGCTTGCTCTTCTTGGCGACTTTCCTGAACTTGCTCTGCAGCGCGTCGAGGCTCGCCCGCATCACGGCGAACTCCTCGGCGGCCGCCCGGATCTCGGTGGCGGCCGCCTCGAGCCGCTGGTTCTGGGACTCCAGCACCTCCAGCTTCATCCCCAGGCACATGATCTGCATCTTCTGGTACGTCGACTCCTGCTCCTTCATGTCACAGTAGCCCTGAAACCGAGACTCGATGCCGGCGGCTCGCTCCTCGAGGGCCGACACCACGCGCTTCAGGCTCTCGACCTCCTCGGTGCCGGCGGGGGACGTTCCCTGAGCGTCCTGGAACCTCTGGTTGTTGACTGAAACTTCCGATGAGCTCTCGGTGTCCTGCGCCACCTTGATTTCCTCGGTAAGAGAAGCCTGCCTCGCGTGTCCACCGCCAACGAGCCTGCCGGTGCTGTAGGGGGTCTCTGCTTGCACCAGCTTCCGCGACGCCGCCGGAGTCGGGGACTCCATTTCTCCTCCTGCCTCTTCTTCCTGAATCAATCTCAAACCGTCTGACGATGATTGATCCAATTGGATTGAGTTATCAGACGAGTCTAAGCCACTGTGCCTGATTGCTCTATCTGCTATGAGGCCGCAGATAAAAGAACCTGCCAGGGGGAAAGCCAGGGGAATTATTATCTTGAGAAGGAGATTCTTGATATCCTCTGCTTGCTTGCTTCCCATTTAGAAGGTTTCGTCATTCCTGCAGACAAAGCTCTTTAGTAGTAATATATCTGGCCGGTCCCCCACCCGGTAAGTCCTGACTTGCTTTGCCTTGAGGGCTAAACTATGCCAAGTTTCTTCAGGTCTGTAACCCAAGAACGGCTGCTTGGGTGACATCGAGTTTCAAGACACGGAAATTTTTGCTTCTTCCGTGTGATTTGACGGCACTAAACACATTAACTGTTGAAGTTGGTCACCGATTGGGATTCATCATATCTTTGCCttgcaaggcaaggttagtatcaGTATCGTCTTGTTTCTTGCTTGAGAGACGAGACGAAAGCACAACCTTAGCATGCACCGGATGCAAAATCTTCCCAGTTTGTTTGGAGTGTACAAGATCGTCACCTATGGGCACCGGGAAACCTTTCCTGGTATATGTTGGTTGCTAGCTACCAGCATACGTGTAGCAAGCAGCCTTCACTAATTGTGCCACGGGTGAAGTCTGTGATGTCCAGATTGCTGTGAGGTGGCTGTTTGCGTATGCCCTCTTTCACAAGTATTCTACTATATGTGTTCTATGTTGAAGCTTATTGTGCACTCAAGCTATGTAATGTTATGTGCAGTAAAGCATGGGAGgatgtacacacacacacacacaaaagttTTATTAGATCGGGAGGCAATTTCAGACACTGATACAAACTTtcagtgaagctgacaggagcaaAGCTGCAAAGGAGCATAAACTTCCATGCATGCTTTACAGTGTCAAAACAGGTCTTACATTTTTTAGACGGGGAGTACTAGTGAAGCAAAACTATTCTTTTGT encodes:
- the LOC123407414 gene encoding protein CHUP1, chloroplastic-like, with product MGSKQAEDIKNLLLKIIIPLAFPLAGSFICGLIADRAIRHSGLDSSDNSIQLDQSSSDGLRLIQEEEAGGEMESPTPAASRKLVQAETPYSTGRLVGGGHARQASLTEEIKVAQDTESSSEVSVNNQRFQDAQGTSPAGTEEVESLKRVVSALEERAAGIESRFQGYCDMKEQESTYQKMQIMCLGMKLEVLESQNQRLEAAATEIRAAAEEFAVMRASLDALQSKFRKVAKKSKQEFDAIDGRILALDAREAEMATRCQGFEQLMAEMKELVSQLQKGKGTDSESVEVAVERSMRKLSSSKDLLDGMEVLRDRWAADMEELIYLGWITAWLQHDLLVGDGEGGTAKGTVVIGDDDNGTSPTAEGQPKKGEKMVVAAAPINEVELRKTSSNASSCGGAGEESCMGLAGCSRAGIGRPRLLRKIRGWTRGKGPSKQEQ